Part of the Hyalangium gracile genome is shown below.
CGCGGAGTGACGCAGGAGCAGGACTCAGGAGCCTCCGCGACGAAGCCCTGGGCGGTAACTTCAACCTTCCAGGGACCATGTCCACCGGCGACCTTGTGCGCGTGCACTTGGCCCCGTCGACAGTGCTCGCGCAACGTCTCCTCGGACATTTGCGCTCGAGCGGCGGCTTCCTTCAGCCAGTACCAACGTGAATTGCAGGGCATGAACAGCCACATGATACCGCGCGAGCCCACGCGGACGGCCAGCTGCCCACGAGAACAGGTAAAGCGCCACGACCGTTGGTGGTGAAGCGCATACTCGGGGGCTCACAAAAAGCTCTGTCTTTGAGACTACTTGCTGCGTGGACGGCGGGAGCCCTCGAGCTCTCCCTTTAGCGCAGCAGCGGCGCGCCCTGGGTGGCGCAATACCCCCGGCTGCAACGCGCGACTTCAAGTCGGGCCCTCTCATGGGTTGCCCGCCGTCCACACCACCTCAGGGGTGAGACGGCATGGATAGCGCAACGCCCAGCATGACGGAGCAGGTTGAGACTCCGGCGGCGCCACTGCCCTCACGTGGGCCCGCCTACCAGCCGAGCCCGCAGGCCCCGCTGGACATTGGCGCCAACCCTCGGGCGGAGGACGCCGGCGAGCGCAATGCGCCGGAGCTGCTCGAGCCCGCGGATGCCGAGGCCTTCGAGAACCTCCGAGCGAGGCGGGCCCCCCAGGCGCCCGCGGATGCGGAGTGGGAGGACGCGGAGGAGCCGGCACCCGCGCAGCGCCAGGCGAGCACAAAGCGCATTCCGGCCAAGCGCGGACGCAAGCCGGACCCGCGCTCTCCCAGAGCCGCACGCACCTACCAGGACATGCTCGCGCGGGCTCACCTGAAGCCTGAGGGAGAGCCGCGGCGCATTGCGCTCGAGGAGGCGCACTCATTCGGACGGGCCGCGGGCCTCCTGCCCCAGGAGAAGGCGCCACCGGCCGCGCCGACGCCTCAGGCGCCTTCGCCAGCGCCTGGCGCCGCGCAGCAGGCCCCACCGGCCGGAGCTCCAGCCGAGGGCCCGAAGCCTGAGCAGGGGCCGACGTTCAGCGGGCAGCCCGCTGAACGCGTGGCGCTCTACGCGAACGCGCTCAAGGGCGCAGTCGAGCACCTGGTGTCCTGGGCCCAGAGCTCCGGCGTGGACGTGGACAAGGACAAGGAGCGGGTGCTCTTCCGTGGACACCCCACGCTCGAGCGGAAGCTGACGGGCAACCCCGTGGAACGGCTGCTCGAGCTCGCTGGCGCGGAGATGGCGGACCGCTTCGGAGCCAAGGACGGCGCGCCGAGTGACCCGAGGAGGGAACGCCGCTCCGAGCTGAAGGTGCTCGTGGTGGTGACGTTCGCCCCGGTGCTGCTGAAGGCCGTGCCGACGCTCGGCTCAGTGGCCACACTGGCCCTCCAGGGCGTGAAGTCGGCCGCCGGCGTCCTCTTCAGGAGGCGGCGATGAAGCCATGCGCCAGCCGTCCCATCCCCGAGGAGCCGGAGGTGCTCGAGGAGCTCGAGCCCTTCATGCCCGAGAAGGGCCAGAGCGGCGCGATCATCGGGGTCAGCCAGAACGGGAAGAGCCACCTGGCCATGCTGTGGATGGCGGCGCTTCTGGCGATGGGCTTCGACGTGGTGGGGTGGGACCCGTGCTGGCAACTGGGACGGCTCAACAAGCGTCGTGAAGGCCAGGAGCCAGGGCCGCTGGAGCACACCGTCATCGCCGGCGACCTCGACGCGGACCACTTCCGTGTGAAGCAACTGTCGCTGGCGGTGAGGCCGGCGGACATCTACGCGGACCGGGACGTCATCGCTCGGGAGTTTGTGCAGTTCGCCCAGCTCTGCATCCGCGCGTTGACGGCCGTGGGCCGGCCGCGGCGAGTTGCCCTCTTCGTGGACGAGTGCCACCTGCTGGTGGACCACGGGCCGGCGGTGCGGCTCCTCGAGGACATGGCCGAGCGCTGGGGCAAGGAGGGCGTGGTGCCCTTCTTCGTGACTCAGCGCTGGAGCCACCTTTCCGTGAACGTGCGCGCCGAGGTGGCCTGGCTGATTTCCTTCCTCCAGACGAAGCGCTCGGACTTGCAGAACCTGGGGCTGGACGCCGGCAAGGACTTCGCTCGGGCCGTGGCGCGGCTCAAGCCCCGCGAGTACCGCGCCACCTGTCTGCGCGTGACGAACAAGGACGCTCTGGCCCTCCTGGACTGAGCCCACACCCTCACCCGAAGCACCGAAGGAGAAGCACCATGGCTGACGAGAAGACGAGCTGGAGCGGTTGGACCCGGGACCTGACGTGTGGCGCGATCGGCGTGGGCGTCGGCATCGCCGGCACGCTGGCGTTCCTCGAGGGGACCAACAGCATCCGCACGCCCGAGGAGCGCGAGGCGGCGGAGAAGGCCGCGGAGCTCGCCGCGAACAACACGAAGAAGAACGGCTAGGCGCCCACACGCGCCCCACCCCAGCAACACCGAGGGGCCAGCACGCCTGGCCTCTCCCCCACCCCTCACCCCACCTCACCTGCACCATCACCTTCACGCGGGCCCGGCGGCCCGGCCGGAGAAACCATGAGCATCATCCGCATCACCGACGGCTTCAAGACCACGACCACGAACGGGACGATCGCCTTCGCCCGCGACAAGCTGGTGGTCCCCCCGGGCGTGAACGCCGCGGGGCTCGAGTTCCGGCTGAGCTTCGTGGTGAATGCCACGGACGCTGACGCCAACGGCATCCCCACCGCCGACCAGGCGCGGCTCCTCGAGGCGGTCCGGTTGACGTTCCAGTCCGCGCTGCGCTCGGGCTTCCCCAGGACCAGCTACGATAAGGAGAAGATCGTCGAGGTGGCCTACGACGCGATGCGCACGCTCGAGCGCGACATCGTCGGCGGCGTGGGCGTCACCACGGGCCTGGGCAAGGCGCTGACGGCCGGCGTGAACAGGCTTCCCGTCGTCATCAGTATGTCCCTGGGCCACGTCGAGTTCATCGACGAGAGCCGCGACTACGCGGGCTTCAGCCCCTATCAGCTGCTCGACTCGGAGCTGACGCTGGAGGTGGGCCCGAACCCGATTCAGGACACCAACGCGGTGCTCACCGGGGTGGAGCTGGACCTGCGCGTGATTCCCGCCGAGAAGAGCGAGGGTGACCGGGAGTCGCTCCCGCCGGAGGTGCGCACCGTCAAGGGCGGTGACCAGGACAGCATCACCGGCCCGGAGATGATGACGCTGAGCGTGGAGGACACCAACGCGGCCCTCGCCAACACGGCCATCACGAAGATCGCCGTCAAGGTGGGCAAGCAGGTGGTGACCACCAGCCCGGCCACGCCCGCGGACGTCTACGCCCGCTACGAGCGCGCTCCGGACACCGGCGCGGTGGAGCTCCAGCCGGCCACCCGCCGCACGCCCCTGTACCTGGTGGCGGATGCGCCGCTGAAGAAGCTCCTCGTGGGCGCCGTCAACGTGGCGATGGACGCCCACGACGTGAACATGGTCGGCCGCGTGATGGGCGTCCCCCTGCTCGCGCATGAGGAGGTGATGGGGCGCATCGCCCGCCGCGCCGAGCAGCTCAAGGACGGCAAGACGATCCACGCGGTCACCTGCGCGGTGGTGTCCGGGTTCCAGGCGGACCTCGAGCAGACGCGCGCCTCGGGCTGGGAGTACTTCGAGGAGACGCACCCGAAGTTCCACAACCTCCCGGGCCTGCGCTGCCGCAAGGGGGAGACGACGCCCTACGTGTACTTCCCCACCGGGGACCTCGCCCGCGCGAGCGCGCAGTACCGCCTGGCGCTCTCCAGCGGTGAGGGAAGCGCCGCGGCCGCCGCGGCCGTCATCATGGAATGGCTGCGCTACTTCCCGGGCGGGACCGAGGGGAGCAAGGTCGCCCAGTGGGTGCGTGACGCGATCGTCAACGCCCCCGCGGAGCTCCAGCGCCGCCAGGCCGGCAAGGCCGCGTAGCACCCGCTGAACCTGAAGCACCTGGTGGGCGCCGGCGAGCGCAATGCGCGCGCTCGCCTCCGTCCACCAGGCCCCTCACACCCACGCCCCGGAGCGCGCCGTGCTGCTGATTCTCGCCCCCATCGCCGTCACCGTGTCGCTCATCGCCGGCGTGGCCCTGGCGCGCTCCTCCTCGCGGAGGGTGGCGCCTATGGCCTCCTACTCGCTCGAGCCGGAGCCCTCGGAGCTGCCCCCGCAGGACGGCGGGCAAGGTGGGGGGCTTGAGCAGCTCGCCGAGGACTTCCTCGGGGGGGACAACCTCCAGTTGATTGAGGACGGCAAGAAGGCCCTCGAGGTGACGGAGGTGCTCGTTCGGGACGTGCTTGGCCAGGGCCAGGGCCGGGCGAATGTGGCGGTGGTGCTCGGGCCTGGCGCGATTCTGCCGGCGACGCTGGACCGCGCCACGCGAGAGGCGCTGGAGGCGCTCGGCATTCAGGACCCGGAGCTCCAGAAGACGGCCGGGCAGATTGCCGCCGCGGGCTTCCTCACGCTGGGCGGAACCCTGGGGGCGGCTCCGCTGGTGGCCCAACTGAAGCTGCTCGACGCCGGGCTCGGGCTGATTTCGAAGGACGCCCAGCGTGCGGTGCATGACCTTCTGAGGCAGTTCGACCCCACCAACCCAAGCGCGCTCGCCGGCAAGCTCCTCAACGACGCCCTGGGGATGATCGGCTTCGGAGGGCGGGAGCTGCCCGACTACAAGCTTGCGGAGCTGGCCACGCCGGAGGAGGCGCGCACGCTAAGCCCGCGCACGCTCGCGGTCGTCATCTCCGAGAGGGCCGCTGGACGACTCGTCCCCTTCAACTTCAGTAACCCGGACTGGGACAGAGGCGTGACGCGCAGCGAGCCGGCCGGGATTCTCCTCGACAAGAGCCCCGCGGACGTGCGGCCCGGGGACGTGCTCTCGTGGGGCGAGGACAAGCGCGTGGTGCAGCGTGTGACGGGCAGCACCCTGGGAGGGGTGGAAGTCTTCCTCGACGGGCCGCCCCTCAACCCTGCCGTCGCAGGCTTCCCCCGAGGTACCACGCTCACCCCCTACGAGCAGACACTCGGCGCGTACCTGAGCCAGGAGGAGGCGCGCACCCTCGACCCGAGGACGCAGGCGACGCTGATCGCCGAACGCCAGGCGGGCAAGGTGGTGCCCCTCAACTACAGCGACCCGACATGGAGCCGCGGTGTGACGCGCGACGGGGCCCCCGCGGTGCTGCTGCCCGTGCGCCCCTCCTCCCTCGAGCCGGGGATGGGCGTGTTGCTGCCCTCCGGCGCGCGCCAGGTGCTGCGCGTGGTGGGCACCTCCCTGGGGGAGGACACGGCCGAGGTGAGCCTCTCGGGCAACCTGCTCGAGCCGGAGCGGGACGGCTTCCCATACGGGCTGCAGCTCGTGTCGGCCGAGGCCTTCCAGGCGAGCGGAGCAGGCTCCCAGCGCCTGGCGGATGTGCTCACCCCGGAGGAGGCCCGGACGCTGCCCCCGCGGACACTGGCCCTGCTCGTGGCCGAGCGCCAGGCCGGCAAACTCGTGCCCCTCAACTACTCGGACGACACCTGGGAGAGAGGCGTGAGCCGCGGCGAGTCGCCGGCCGCGCTGCTGCCCGTGTCTCCGCGCGGTGTGGCGCGCGGCATGGTGGCGGAGTTCCCCAGTGGGCCGCGCGTTGTCCTCTCCGTGGTGGGCACCTCCCTGGGCCCGGCCACCTCGGAGGTGAAGCTGTCCGGCCCGCCGATGGACCCTGCTCGCGACGGCTTCCCCCGCGGCGCCCTACTCCGCTTCTCGTAGCACCTGGAGACAGCATGCTTCTCTTCGCAGGCCTACTTCCCCTCGCCCTCGCTGCCACCGCCGTGGGGCTCCACAGGCGCAACCGCGCTCGCGCTCAGCAGGCCCGTGCGTCGGAGCCCCCACGGGCGCCAGTCACCCACCAGGCCACTCCCGCGAAGGTGGTGCAGTTCGGCGGCGCGGCCACCGCCCCGAGCTCGAGCCCGGCGCCCTCCATTCTCCCAGGCGAGCCGGCACCGCCCCAGAGCACCTACGAGACACGCGGAGGCGCGGTGAGGCCCGCCGTTCCCCCGCGCCGAGCGCTGCCCGTCGAGGACACTCCCCCGGTGTTCCGTGACGAGTGGCTCCTGCTCTGAGTCCACCCCCTTCCCTCACCTCACCCCTCACAGGAGACGGCCATGGCCGACAGCAGCAGCAGCAAGGAAGAGAGCATCAGCCCCGGGACGATCGTCGTCGGCGTCCTCGGCACCGTCCTCACCGGCCTGGCGGCGTACGGCGTCACCACCTACGTGAAGAAGACGCAGGAGGACTCGGCGCGCGCGCAGGAGCAGGCCCTGCTCCAGGCCCAGTACCAGCAGCAGCAGGCGATGCAGCAGCAGCGCAACCCGGTGACCGACGTGCTCACCGGCCTGGGCGGCGTGCTCGACCTCTTCACCCGCCGCTGAACGACTCACCCCACCCCACCCGAACCCCGGAGCCACCATGTTCCCCAAAGACGGACGAGATGCCGAAGTGAAGCAGGACCGCACCTTCACGCTGGAGCCCTTCAACGCGGTGGGTGTGTCTTTTGTGCCGAGGCTGGGGAACGTCGGTGGGTACCCGCTGAAGATCGTCGTGGACGGGGACGACAAGAACCCGGTTACCATCACTGGTCCGGGCTACTGGCGCTCGAGCACCGTGGTGGCCAAGCTCGAGGTGGATGCAACGCCTGGCGGCGGGGCGCCTGGTGACTTCTGGAGCGTGGCGATCCTCCCGGCGAACAGCACCATGGAGGAGCCGCGCCTCAGGACGGACGTGGACGGTTTCCTCCAAGTGCGTGCGCCGGGTGCGCGGGTGCTCTTCGACATCAACGGGTCGGTGGACCCCGTTCCGTTTCTCGCCGCCTTCGGCAACGGGCAGACGGGCTTCTTCTACATCTCACCCACCAACCCGAGTGAATTCGGAGCAAACCTGACCGCGTGGGACGTGGCTCGCTTCTCCAACGTCCAGTTCGTCGTGGAGCAGCTCGCGGCATCAGGCCTCGCGTGGAGCTGCAAGCCCTTCGTGGACATGACGCACGCATCCAATGGACTCAGTCTCCGGTTCCTGGAGATGGGCAGTGACAAGGACTTCGGGGCGAGTGCCGCGCCAGCGTGGGTTCCCGGAGAGAACGGCTTCATTCACCTCGGCGCAGGTATCTCGGAGACGACTGCCTATCAGTTGGCCACTCCGCACCGGACGACGCATGTGCGGTTCGGCGTCCACGTCGGCGTCAACACCGAGAACTGGGGCGGCCTGAGCTGGGGCGGTACCTTCCACCTGCGCATGCGCGGCTTGGCCTGGTGACTCATGGCCACCGGCGCGGAAGTGCTTCAGATGGACAAGGCCGCGGCCGAGCTGCAGCGGCTTCGCCGAGCGGCGATGGCCTGGGCGGAGGAGCAGGAAGGCGCGCTCCTCGGAGCCTGGCTGCGCTCTAGCTCGGAGGCAGCCATCCTCAAGGCAATACGCGATGAGGACGCCCGGGCGGAGAAGTGGCTCACCACCTGGCGCAGTTGGGCCCAGCGGGGCCTGGACGGCGAGGGCTACCCGTACAGCGTGGCCTTCTACCTGGGGGTGGGGCGTGACATTGCCTCCGCCTTCGCCCTCTACATGAAAGAGGCCGCCAACCAGGACGTCTTCCGCCTCACGGCCGAGGCCACCACGACGCAGGTGACGGACACGGTGAAGAAGGCCGCGGACGTCGCCGGCGACGCGGTGGCCTTCGTGGGCTCCACGCGCGGCAAGGTGCTGCTGGCCGCCGGCGCGGCCGTCGTGCTGGGCGGCGCTCTCGCTCTCTCGCGCATTGCGCGTCCCTGAGGACACTCATGGTCTGCTCGAGAAAGGCACTCACGGTCGCCGGCTACGTGGCCGGCACTGCCTCCAAGGTCCGCGTCCTCCACGTCTCCGAGGCGCACACCATGCGCGCCGACGCGGCGATCGCCTTCCTGAGGATGGAGGCAGCGGCAGCCGCTGCCGGCATCACCCTGAAGGTGAACAGCGGCTTTCGCTCCCACGAGGAGCAGGAGGTGCTTTACCGCAAGTACCTGGGCGGCACCGGGGCCCTGGCCGCGAAGCCCGGCTACTCCAACCACCAGGGCGGCATCGCCGTGGACATTCAGACGGGGGGAGAGAGCACGCCGACCTACGCGTGGCTCGCGCGCGAGGCCTGGCGCTACGGCTTCAAGCGGACGGTGCCCTCCGAGCCGTGGCACTGGGAGTTCCGCCCTGAGGAAGTGGGAGGACAGCCGTGACGCTGCAGCCCGAGGTGATTGGAGAGGGCGCCGCTGTCGTGGCCCTGGCCCTGGTGACGTTCGTCCTCAGCTTCAGGCGGATGTTCTCCACCTGGACAAAGAGCCAGGCCGAGGCCCGCGAGAAGGAGCGCAAGGAACAGTCCGTGCTCCAGGCCCGCGAGCGCGCCAAGGCCAGGCGCACGCTCCGCAACGCAGTGCGCACGGAGCTCCGCGGGCTGATTGGGCGCCTGGAGAAGCTCGAGCACGCCGTGGACGGCCTCATGCAGAGGCAGCAACCCCAACCGCCCGCCGCCCCCCAGCGCCGGGCAGCAAAGAGAGACAAGCCATGAGCTCCAAGAAAGGGGCCGCCCTCGTGGCCCTGTCAGCAGCGGCCGCCGGCGTGGGTGTGCTCGTGGCCACCGTGCTGCCCCCGCGCAAGCCTGGTAGCCCATCTCGAGGATGGGCCCTCTCCCAGAACGCGAGCGGCAAGGCCTACAGCGCCGCGGTGAGCGCCCGCCGCGGCGACGTCCGCGCCTCGCTCACTGAGCTCCTCCAGGCGGCCCACCTGCATGGCCGAGCTGTCCAGGAGGCGGAGACGTTGGGGGAGCCGGAGCTCGAGGTCCTCGCCGACGCGGCCGAGGAGACGATCCGCGCGGCCGAGGCGGAGCTGCTCCAGTTGCTGCGGTGAGCCCCCTTCCCTTCCTCGCTCGAGCGCGCGCGGCCGCCTTCACTCAGGTGGCCGTGTTCGCCCTGCCCGCCTCTCGCCTGCTCTTCACCCTTCTCACGTAGCCCGAAAGGAAGCCGACACCATGTCCACCCAGACTGCCGTGACACCCGAAGTGCTCCCCGAGCCCTCCATCCCCCTGCTGGCGCGCCTGGCGCTCCAGTACCTGCTGCGTGAGGTGCGCAAGCACCCTCACACCGTGGCGGCTCGAGCCCTGCGCGAAATCGTCCTCGCCAGCGGCGCGGGCGCCATGCGGGGCGTGCAGTGGCCCGAAGTGGCGCGTGAGGGCTTCGGGGCCTACAACGATGCCATTGAGCCGCGGTGGCAGACGCACGACGGCCGGCCCGTGCCGCAGTGGGAGGAGCTCGGCGACAAGGTCCGCGCGCGCTGGACGGCCGCGGCGGAGAGGATCGTCAGCGCCGCGCTCAAGCTCGGCTGACGCACTCCGAGGCGGTTGATGCAAGAGAGGCCCGCTCCCAGTGCTCGGGGGCGGGCCTCTGTCGTTCCAGCTGCAGCGGCGCGCAATGCGCGCGGAGGGCAACTAGGATACGCCGGCATCACCTGACTGGGCGTCGGGCTTCTGTCTCGGTTGCACGACAGCAACGCCGGTCACTTTGCCGCTGGCGCCGAACCAGACGATCAGTGACGCGAGGTGAGGAGGGCAAGGACACCCCCGACACGCGACGACGCCTGACACAGCCCCACCCAAGAGAGGATCGCTCTCTGGAAGCTCGACAGAGTCGCAGACGGAGAGCGCATCCTTCCCCAGCGCATCCATCGCTGCCTTTCTCGTCATACCCACCTGCACGGACGGGAACGCAGTCACCAGAATCGAGAGAATCGCCCACACCATAGTTGACGGCTCCAAGGCGGAAGACGCGTAGGCAGGCAGTGTCCCTCACCCCCGGCGCCGGTTCCTAGGCACGTGTGCGGATGAGCGGCAGCTTGACCGGCATTTACTCCGAGCCGCCCTCGTACACCGCCGGCCGAACCCTTGAGCTGCCGATGAACGGCACCGGGATGCGCGGGAGGATGACCCACCGCACCACCCCGAGTCGGGCCCT
Proteins encoded:
- a CDS encoding M15 family metallopeptidase, coding for MVCSRKALTVAGYVAGTASKVRVLHVSEAHTMRADAAIAFLRMEAAAAAAGITLKVNSGFRSHEEQEVLYRKYLGGTGALAAKPGYSNHQGGIAVDIQTGGESTPTYAWLAREAWRYGFKRTVPSEPWHWEFRPEEVGGQP